Proteins encoded by one window of Nicotiana tabacum cultivar K326 chromosome 10, ASM71507v2, whole genome shotgun sequence:
- the LOC142165293 gene encoding uncharacterized protein LOC142165293, whose product MPTLHFPQKQRGDKLDKKFGLFLEVLKQLHVNIPFIEVLSQMSTYTKFLKEILSNKRKVEEISIVKLIEHCNLADQTTIIPEGIVEDVLVRVDKFVFPMDSMVVNIEENREIPLILGRPFLATSKAILDIQERQLMLRVGEERVVFKIEGAMRALKERTRESKHDKCGLCPKKAEKKLLDMPQFKV is encoded by the exons ATGCCTACTCTACATTTCCCTCAGAAGCAGAGAGGAGATAAGTTGGACAAAAAATTTGGGCTCTTTCTAGAAGTGCTCAAGCAGTTGCATGTGAATATACCTTTCATAGAGGTGCTTTCACAGATGTCAACCTATACTAAGTTCCTAAAGGAGATATTGTCCAACAAGCGAAAAGTGGAAGAGATATCGATTGTCAAGCTCATAGAGCATTGCAAT ctggcagatcAGACTACAATCATACCTGAAGGAATAGTGGAGGATGTGCTAGTTCGAGTGGATAAATTTGTATTCCCTATGGACTCCATGGTGGTGAATATTGAAGAGAATAGGGAGATCCCTCTAATTCTAGGGAGACCCTTCTTGGCTACTAGCAAAGCGATTCTGGACATTCAAGAAAGGCAGCTCATGCTCAGAGTGGGGGAAGAAAGGGTGGTCTTCAAGATTGAAGGAGCAATGCGAGCCCTAAAGGAGAGAACTAGAGAGAGTAAGCATGATAAATGTGGGTTGTGCCCAAAGAAGGCAGAAAAGAAGCTCTTA GACATGCCGCAATTTAAAGTGTAG